From the Planctomycetia bacterium genome, one window contains:
- a CDS encoding bifunctional transaldolase/phosoglucose isomerase, protein MHDHALASQSLSLGEYEAGVQAAADEWQREDKVARLWRRDASIFSSADEAKWMGWLEIVDYQLTDVGPLREAATHAAGGNNQAGGYQHVVVLGMGGSSLCPEVMALTFGKKTGYPELLVLDSTVPAQIHKLDSRLITKGTLFTVASKSGGTIEPNSFKQYFFDRATQAVGIAAAGQHFIAVTDPGTKMQAIAEADHFHAIYYGLPEIGGRFSALSNFGMIPAACSGIDVVSFLECAHQMVKACGAKVPPKTNPGVLLGLALGTLALAGRDKLTVVASPGIDGLGAWLEQLIAESTGKLGKGIVPVDGETVAAPSAYGNDRVFVYSRLTSAPDEAQDAAVEALRAAGHPVITIELPSILHLGQEFFRWEIATSVAGAVLGINPFDQPDVESAKIAAKSLMAAYEENGKLPVETPITDDQNLKLFTDSANAAALEQSAGGLSDAAAVIKAHFARIGTGDYFAINAYIEMIEQYDVDLQAIRHAVRDKKHVATTIGYGPRFLHSTGQLHKGGPNSGVFLQITSDDEADLPIPGQRYSFGVLKAAQAQGDFAVLAERHRRILRVHLGADVKAGLTKLRALILAALA, encoded by the coding sequence ATGCACGATCATGCACTCGCCTCGCAAAGCCTGTCGCTCGGAGAATACGAAGCGGGCGTTCAAGCCGCGGCCGATGAATGGCAACGCGAGGACAAGGTCGCGCGGCTGTGGCGCCGCGATGCGTCGATCTTCTCGTCGGCCGATGAAGCGAAGTGGATGGGTTGGCTCGAAATCGTCGACTATCAACTCACCGACGTCGGCCCGCTGCGCGAAGCGGCCACGCACGCAGCAGGAGGCAACAACCAAGCCGGCGGATACCAGCATGTCGTCGTGCTCGGCATGGGAGGTTCAAGCCTCTGCCCGGAGGTGATGGCCCTCACGTTCGGCAAGAAGACCGGCTACCCGGAGCTACTCGTTCTCGATTCGACCGTGCCGGCGCAAATTCATAAGCTCGATAGCCGGCTGATCACGAAGGGTACGCTCTTCACCGTGGCGTCGAAGTCCGGCGGAACGATCGAGCCCAACTCGTTCAAGCAATACTTCTTCGACCGTGCGACGCAAGCGGTCGGCATCGCCGCGGCCGGCCAACACTTCATCGCCGTGACCGATCCAGGCACGAAGATGCAAGCGATCGCCGAAGCAGATCATTTTCACGCCATCTACTACGGGCTGCCGGAAATCGGCGGCCGATTCTCGGCGCTCTCCAACTTCGGCATGATCCCGGCCGCTTGCTCGGGGATCGACGTCGTTTCGTTTCTCGAATGCGCGCACCAGATGGTGAAGGCCTGTGGAGCGAAGGTGCCGCCGAAAACGAATCCCGGCGTGCTGCTCGGCCTCGCTCTCGGCACGCTCGCTCTTGCCGGACGAGACAAGCTCACGGTCGTCGCTTCGCCGGGCATCGACGGGCTCGGGGCATGGCTCGAGCAACTCATCGCCGAAAGCACCGGCAAGCTCGGCAAAGGAATCGTGCCGGTCGACGGTGAGACGGTCGCCGCTCCGAGCGCTTACGGCAACGATCGGGTCTTCGTCTACTCGCGCCTCACTTCCGCACCGGACGAGGCGCAAGATGCCGCCGTCGAAGCGCTGCGTGCCGCCGGTCATCCGGTCATCACGATCGAACTTCCTTCGATCTTGCACCTGGGCCAAGAATTCTTCCGCTGGGAGATCGCAACTTCCGTGGCCGGAGCGGTGCTCGGCATCAACCCGTTCGACCAACCGGATGTCGAAAGCGCGAAGATCGCCGCAAAGTCGCTCATGGCGGCTTATGAAGAAAACGGCAAGCTGCCCGTCGAAACTCCGATCACCGACGACCAGAACCTCAAGCTATTCACCGACTCCGCGAACGCCGCCGCACTCGAACAGAGCGCCGGCGGACTAAGCGATGCCGCCGCGGTGATCAAAGCGCATTTCGCGCGCATCGGCACGGGCGACTACTTCGCGATCAACGCTTATATCGAGATGATCGAACAGTACGATGTCGATCTGCAGGCGATTCGGCATGCCGTGCGCGACAAGAAGCACGTCGCCACCACGATCGGCTACGGCCCGCGCTTCCTCCACTCGACGGGCCAACTGCATAAGGGAGGCCCGAACTCCGGCGTGTTTCTGCAAATCACGAGCGACGACGAAGCCGACTTGCCGATTCCGGGCCAACGCTACAGCTTCGGCGTCCTCAAAGCAGCACAAGCGCAGGGCGATTTCGCGGTCCTCGCCGAACGCCATCGCCGCATCTTGCGCGTGCATCTCGGTGCCGATGTGAAAGCCGGGCTCACGAAATTGCGGGCCCTGATCTTGGCGGCGCTCGCTTAA
- the rpiA gene encoding ribose-5-phosphate isomerase RpiA, protein MFERALEFVTDGTVVGLGSGRASHRFVELLGAQVREGRKIAGVPTSQATADLAKKVGIPLVELERGVELALTIDGADEVDPQLNLIKGYGRALVREKIVAAASKQLVILVGQEKLVSAIGSRGRLPIEVVPFAVPLVLDRLQALGAPGTVATVDGRSLVSDNGNTIVDCAIAACKLGGSNDPAAWELALQAIPGVVGTGLFLNAAAVVLVGDDRTFVLGEELRRPKSLVSKGTP, encoded by the coding sequence ATCTTCGAGCGCGCTCTGGAGTTCGTCACCGACGGCACGGTCGTCGGTCTCGGGTCGGGCCGCGCTTCGCATCGCTTCGTCGAGTTACTTGGCGCGCAGGTGCGCGAGGGGCGCAAGATCGCCGGCGTTCCGACCTCGCAAGCGACGGCCGATCTGGCGAAGAAAGTCGGCATCCCGCTCGTCGAGCTCGAACGCGGGGTCGAACTCGCCCTCACGATCGATGGCGCAGACGAAGTCGATCCGCAACTGAATCTGATCAAAGGCTACGGCCGAGCGCTAGTGCGAGAAAAGATCGTCGCCGCGGCGTCGAAGCAACTGGTGATTCTCGTCGGCCAAGAGAAGCTCGTCTCGGCGATCGGTTCCAGAGGCCGATTGCCGATCGAAGTCGTGCCGTTCGCGGTGCCGCTCGTGCTCGATCGACTGCAAGCCCTCGGCGCGCCGGGCACGGTGGCAACGGTCGACGGCCGGTCGCTCGTGAGCGACAACGGCAACACGATCGTCGACTGCGCGATCGCCGCTTGCAAGCTCGGCGGGTCGAACGATCCCGCCGCTTGGGAACTCGCGTTGCAAGCGATTCCCGGCGTCGTCGGCACCGGCCTTTTCCTGAATGCCGCCGCGGTCGTGCTGGTCGGCGACGACCGTACTTTCGTGCTCGGCGAAGAGCTGCGCCGGCCGAAGTCTCTCGTCTCGAAAGGGACACCATGA
- the pgl gene encoding 6-phosphogluconolactonase → MIGTLHVYENEAAVFHAAAEKFVSLANSAIAAGGRFTVALSGGSTPKGLYELLTLDPYRGQVAWDKVEWFFGDERSVGPDDPESNYRMAREAFLLKLAVPPERTHRIAGESEQPSAAAAQYAGELAQTFGLATDGPPPTIDLVLLGMGSDGHTASLFPFTAALNERAKWVVANDVPQLHTRRYTLTVPVLNAAACVLFMITGVGKAKVLQEVLEGPREPERLPSQLIAPGDGRLLWYVDRAAASRLES, encoded by the coding sequence ATGATCGGCACGCTCCACGTTTACGAAAACGAAGCGGCCGTCTTCCACGCCGCCGCCGAGAAGTTCGTCTCTCTCGCGAACTCGGCTATCGCCGCCGGCGGGCGCTTCACCGTGGCGCTCAGCGGCGGTTCGACCCCCAAGGGATTGTATGAACTCTTGACGCTCGATCCCTATCGCGGCCAAGTCGCGTGGGACAAGGTCGAATGGTTCTTCGGCGACGAGCGCTCGGTCGGGCCGGACGATCCGGAATCGAACTACCGCATGGCGCGCGAAGCGTTTCTGCTGAAGCTCGCTGTCCCTCCGGAACGGACCCACCGCATCGCCGGCGAGAGCGAACAACCGAGCGCCGCCGCGGCGCAGTATGCCGGCGAGCTCGCCCAAACGTTCGGGCTCGCGACCGACGGCCCACCTCCGACGATCGATCTCGTCTTGCTCGGTATGGGGAGCGACGGCCACACGGCCTCGCTGTTTCCTTTCACCGCGGCCTTAAACGAGCGCGCGAAATGGGTCGTGGCGAACGATGTGCCGCAGTTGCATACGCGCCGCTATACGCTGACCGTGCCGGTGTTGAATGCCGCCGCTTGCGTGCTGTTTATGATCACGGGCGTCGGCAAGGCGAAGGTCTTGCAGGAAGTGTTGGAAGGCCCGCGCGAGCCCGAGCGACTGCCCAGCCAACTCATCGCACCCGGCGACGGCCGATTGCTTTGGTATGTCGACCGCGCCGCGGCGAGCCGCCTCGAATCTTAG